The Papaver somniferum cultivar HN1 chromosome 3, ASM357369v1, whole genome shotgun sequence genome includes a region encoding these proteins:
- the LOC113355859 gene encoding vesicle-associated membrane protein 711 gives MAILYSLVARGSVVLAEFSTTSTNASAIARQILEKIPGNDDSHVSYSQDRYIFHVKRTDGLTVLCMADETAGRRIPFAFLEDVHGRFAKTYGRAVHTALAYAMNDEFSRVLNQQMEYYSNDPNADRINRLKGEMSQVRNVMIDNIDKVLERGDRLELLVDKTANMQGNTFRFRKQARRFKNTLWWRNVKLTIALIILILVVIYVVLAFVCHGVTLPSCIG, from the exons ATGGCGATCTTGTATTCATTGGTAGCAAGAGGATCAGTAGTATTAGCTGAATTTAGTACGACATCAACGAATGCGAGCGCAATTGCAAGACAAATATTGGAGAAAATACCAGGGAATGATGATAGTCATGTTTCTTACTCACAAGATCGATATATCTTTCATGTTAAAAGAACTGATGGTCTTACTGTTCTTTGTATGGCTGATGAAACTGCTGGAA GAAGGATCCCGTTTGCATTTCTTGAAGATGTTCATGGGAGGTTTGCGAAGACTTACGGTCGTGCTGTTCACACAGCTCTTGCTTATGCCATGAATGATGAGTTCTCAAGGGTCTTAAATCAACAGATGGAATATTATTCTAATGATCCAAATGCAGATAGGATAAATAGATTGAAGGGTGAAATGAGTCAG GTACGTAACGTCATGATAGATAATATTGATAAAGTTCTGGAAAGGGGAGATCGCTTGGAACTACTTGTTGATAAAACTGCTAACATGCAAggaaatacatttcgcttcagaAAGCAAGCCCGGCGATTCAAGAACACTCTGTGGTGGAGAAATGTCAAGCTCAC GATTGCATTGATAATTCTTATTTTAGTGGTTATTTATGTCGTGCTTGCCTTCGTTTGCCATGGTGTTACACTGCCCTCCTGCATAGGTTAA